In Colletotrichum higginsianum IMI 349063 chromosome 1, whole genome shotgun sequence, the DNA window GGACCCCTTTCCGTCGATTCGTCTTTGAGATACAACGAAAATGCCGCTGTAATAGGCTGCCCGTGTCCTTGGTGACCACTTGTGGTGGAAGTGTTCCAATTATGGTCTGGGACCGATGTAATCTCATGTCCTGGACCAGTCCCCCTCTTGTTTCCCTTGAATATGGCTTTTCCTACGACGGGCGCTCGTGGACGATCGGCACTCAACAGTGGTAACGGGGACTCGTTCACCGCGTGGAGGATGGTGACATAGCAGATACCGGCGGTCTAGGATGCCAGTAATCGAGTATACGGCTTCACATCAATCCGTCCGTCCATGGGTAGTTTAGAGCAGTGTCCCTGATGGCGGAGGCTGTAGAACAAGCATTGATGACTGCTGGGTCGGTGAGAGATGCTGAGCACTGGAGGCAGATCACTACTGGTCCACCCACAGCATTGTGAAGTATGTGAGGTGTCTTAACGACTAAGTAGAACCGGAAATGGGTCGTCCGAAAGTCAGGCTCTGCGGATGAGGTAGTGAGAGTGATTGATTTGCCCTTGTCAACAATTTCCTATGCTAGGTATACACCCCGGATCTCAACCAGCATGACTGCGCCTCCACATTGTGACAACAGCCAGTGCTGTGATATTGGCCATGGCCTCAAACAACCAATCCACAGTCATAACGAATTGGGTGAGTTGGCGCTCTTAGATTGTTCCCTCCTCCACAGGGCGGCTCGAGGCAGGCTACAATGCGCCTTCAACTTCGCCACGCTTTGCGGGCGTACACGGCCTGTCGTACCACGTCGCTGCCATCAAGGCCAGCCTGGGATCAACGCCAGGCACCGGAAAGGGGTCTCACTTCATCCTTATCGGCTCATTTCGTAGCCAGAAACACGCCATATGCTACCATGACTAACCAGAGTCTCGGTCTGGAACACGGGGCCCAGATGTCCTCTTCCTGCTTCGCTTATTGTAGCCCTTCCAACGGCCAAGCTTGAGCCAACAGCAACTACTCAACAGCGCCATGCCAAGTAGATCAGGGGCAGCGATAAATGACCTTTCAACTCCGTTTTATGTCCCGCCGGAACGCGAAACGAATCAACGATTCGTCGCGGAACTCTGGTTGGCCAACGGACGACAAGGCACCTTGAGAGGAAGCAAGACCGATCCCGATCTTTGGTTACGCAGACGTTGGTCGGGTGGGTGACTTGGACACtaagcagcagcagccacaATTATCTTCATCTCATTATGCCGCTGCTGGCCATATCAAAGATCTGCCAGCGTCGCCGAAGCCTCATCACGACCGTAGCCCGTGACAGCTATGCTGCCCAACCCCTCTCTAGGCTAAACACCTTACGCAAAAAGGCGTAGTGTCCATGTCATTCGGTCTCTTAGGAGGAACTGCATGATCTTTGTAGCCCGCTAACGCTAGCCGGCGTTGACATATTGCAGCGCAAAAAACAAAATTGCAGACAATGAGACTGCAGCCACAAACAGTAATAATAGACACCTGCAATTTACGTTAGATGCCAAGAGTTCGAGATGGGTTCCTCGCCTGGAAGGGAACTTGCCTTTGTCGTAATCTTTGCCTGGGAGGGGTCAAACACTGGTGTTAACAGGTGCAACGCATATCCGGCGAGGAACAAGACCCAGGAAAAGTTCATGAGCATCAAGGGGCACTGCCAGAGCCATAGCATCCTCGCGCTAAGCCGCCTTCTAGGGTGTTTTGAATTGTGTCCTGGCACCGGAGGTGATAGAAACAAGCTCAAGGCTATTAGAAAGTGCTTGTCGCTGAACGGCTGATTCGGTCCTTCAGGCAGATGCCGGAGCAGTCGCTGGTGGCCCGAGCTGATGATGGCGAACGAAGACAGGAACAAGCTCCAATGCCAGAGCATCTTGGTCACCCACAGGGCTTCTTCAGTTGTTGGCCATGAGAATACACCAATAACTGCTGCCCCAGAGAGTGTTGCCTTTGGGGAGCCGGATCCATCAGTTATGCTTCAAGCATGTCagagctggaggaggaggagattTTGCTTACTGCTTTTTGCACAAACGAGAGTTCCTCAGTTTTCATTTGGCGAAAGTGAGTCAACGCCTTGATGACTCCATCCTTCTTATCTCCGTAGTCGTGCGTTTTTCCAATTTCCCCCATGGGACCAAGGGTATAGTAGTTGAAGGTTGCTGAGTAACTAAATGTGACAATGCTGAAAAATAGATTCGCGATTCGAGAGAGGCCGGTTTCGTTCCCAGAACCCTGTTCACTGTTTTGTGAAGTTTCTTCGCTCATGCTGGCCAAAAATTCGAACGGAACTCTCAAAACAGCTGGCCATACCCAGCGAGGCCTGACAGAGGAGGGTTGTTTGACAAAAGCCACCAAGTTAAGGTTAAATACATGCATAGTGGCCCGGCAGGGCCAGATTCTCTCATCTGGCCGGCTATCCGGCTTCTGTGTGGAGGAGAGTTGATAGGACGTGACGCGACGCAGCCCTAAGTGCCAAGGCACAGGGCCAACGCGGTCCGTCTTGGTAAAGGATATGTAACTACAATATTTTGGGGCAGGGCGCATGCTAATATTGCTGACGGCAGAAAATCTGACCATGTTTGCAGAAAGGACATGGTGGTGTGGAGCCACGAGTGTGTCACTAATCCTAATGTCATCAAGTGTTAAGGGGGGTGGGCGGTCATTTAACTGATATCAAAGCGGCGCTTGTACTGATATTGTCAACTCTTGTGGAGATGTGTTTTCACAACAGGCACGTTGGAGGAGTTTCAGCAGTTTCTTCCTGATCACTTATCTATCCCATGGAGGTTTCTTACCTTTCCCTGGACGCCCGGAGTTTATTCCGGCACACCTTCAACCAATGAGACAGACGGCTGTAACATGCGCCGTGCCCAAGGCAACCTCCTGTCCGGTTCGTGTTCCTGTTCTAATTGCCGCCAGGCTTGCTGCATGCCCCTATAGCCACGCGCTTACGGGTAGTCGCACATCATCTGGGCAAACAACCTGCAAGGAGTGGAATGTCTCCATCCCACGACGGGCACTCTGCTATTGGAGCAGCACATTTGTCGAATGGACCCAGTAATGCAGCCGGGTGGATGTTCTGCCTTTTCCCTAATATCGAGGAAGCCATTGATGATTGCTTATAAAACCTAAAGAATAAGAGGTCTCTGTTTCAGCACCGCCTGAATGAACCACCTCTCTATTCATGTTGCGAGAGGCAGCACCGACGTACACAAAAAATTACCGCCAGTGACTTCGCTATGGATCAGGGCCATCCCATCCACCTGTACGTCGCGATTGTCAAGAAGACCAGGCGCTTTTTGACGAAACCCGTCAATTAAATCGCTCACTGGGCAATATACATCGAAGGCCACCTCTACGAATTGATCAGAAAACACGACGAAGCCGTGACGGAAGAAAACCCCCAGTACGGCACAAGACACCTACCTCTTCAAGAGTGGTGGGAGCTCATGCAAGAGCAAGACCGAAAGCCTCAACTAATAGATGGTGCTGTGGGTTATACGGCTTGCAAATGGTCGCCGGATGAGATCGACAACATAGGTTAGTTTGAAATGAGCCTGCCTAATAGGATCTCTCCCTGGGCCATGTTTGACTGATCTAATCTGCGAAAAAAACAGCTCAACAGATTTGGCAATACTCGTTCAAAAGCATTTACGAGGGTGATGAGCAACTGCCAGTCCTTCGTTCGTCTGCTTGTCGACATGATCGGAGACAGCAACACTCGAAGCAACGCTCAGTACCCTTCTTCCTTCGACAAACTGATGCAATCGGCCTACCGCGGCTACTTGTGGACCTCTATAGGGCTTGGCACTGCGGCGATGGGTGCGGCTTTTCTGCTGCCGTTCGACGGGGGAAGTAGTGCCACATATCTAGCCTGTGCAGCCAATGTCACCCTTCAGAATGCCAGAACTGGAGCCAAAGGCAGATACGACAAGGAAATGGCGGTATGGGTAGCACATCAAGAGCTGAGAGAGAAACTGCGACTGGAGGGAGTTTTCAATTCTTAGGGGTACCACCATCTTTTGAAGTATGCTTGGAAGCATTTCCCATGCTTCGTCAGGAGGCGCAACTGGTATGTAAGCAGCGGCCCTCGGTAATGACTTCTGTTGGGCACTACAAGAGCAGAATACAATATGCTCTGCACTGCAGGGCTCCTGGCGGCTAATGAACGGGGATAGGTGCGGGAAGCACGGGAATAAGGGCAACTACTTTGAACCGGAGGAAGTGTGGTGTAAGCATTTCAAGTGATAATAAGGAGGACCGACTTACGACAAGCTTATCCAACAAAAACGTATGAGAACGTGACGGGCATCTGGAAAGATTAGCTTAATTGCGCGTGGatgtgggtggtggtgctgtgTGTGCCATTCAGAGGAGTCGAAACCCAAGTGATTGTGATTGTGATTGTCATTGTCATTGCTGCGGATATCTGCCTCTCTGTCCCGCATTAGGCACCAGCTAAATGTTTGAAATCAACTAATCGTTTAGTTAACCCATCCTGCGGTGAGCCTTGGGCATCCTCTCCCTCCAGAGTTGATCCCCCTGGCGGAGTCTGGAAGAATCCTCCTCGTGCTGTTTTTGGCGTCGTCCGGCTCCCCGCAAGCAGGGGTTGCTTCCATTAAACCACAGGATGCCGTCCCTGGTCCAGCAGGGTCACTCACTCACTACTCACTAACCCGTGGCCTGTGTGGTGGTTGTCGTTCCCCCCTCTCCGGAACCCTTGGCCCCAGCAATTCGtttcctcgacggcggctcaGTTTCATCTaagcagacagacacagctGCTGCCTGTCTCCAGCCTCATCCCCTTCCTGTTGTTCCTCTCATCCTTTccccccctgccccccctGTCGTCAGCGATGAGGTGTCTCTCACTGCCGCCCCTCTTACCTGCGCAGCTCATCCGTCTGGCTCGGACTGCGTGTCTTGACTCCTGCAGCATGGTCTGTTTGTCGTTCCTGCGTCTCCCATGTCCCACCATCCCATGCATTCCCATTGCGCTGCTTTGGATTCTCTAGTCCGagacccgccgccgccaggtACAGTCCGATGAGGCCCCCCTTCTGAACGTCGTCCGAACTGTTCAACGGTGTCTACGATGTACGAGGGTGAGAGGGTCTATCCCCTCACGGCTGTCCCACAGCTACCTGACGTCACgatcggcggcagcagcagcgatcCGACAATGCGCACGAATCGGTTAGTGGAAGACATTagaaagggagggggtggggtTCAAGTCAGAGAGCCTTAAAGCTGCCCGAAACGCAGACTGTTTTCTAGCTATTAGTGAGTGCTCTTACGCAACAGAATGCAAGCCAGCCTAGgtccccttcccttcccgcCGCTTGGGTAGCGGGAATATGCTGTAAAGGAGCACTGCACTCACTGTTCTCTGTACCCTCTCGCCTCAACATGTCATCCAGATCTTCCTCCGTCATCCTGGTGCTAGTCCTACAGGAACCCCCGCGTCCCTGCGCAAGGCAATGCCACGCACGACTCACACACCTTGCCTAACACGGCCCTAGACCAATGAACACCGCAGTGAGCCCGTCTGATCCTTcgagaggagggggtttCCCTGAACTTGGAGCAATCAGTGCACTCGCGCAAACCAGACAAACAGAGCAGTCAAGTCAGCAAGGTACCGGGTTGCTTGCTGCTGATGCCAAAATGCTACCGTCCGTTCCCTAGCGATGAGCTTTATGCTCTTGGTGGTACTGAGCCCCGATCCTGTTCCCtaaaggggaggggggcctTGTATTTAAACTCTTTCACAGCCCATATGTCCCTTGACATGAAGCCTCGCCTAGCGTCACCGTCTCTCCAGTGTCTCTCTCGGTCGTAGTTACACATCGACACATCTCATCTCCCGCTGCTTGACCGAGACTGAGAtaaacctcccccctccaccccccgACTTACCCTCGATCTCACCGACACCTCGCCTCCGTCATGCGCCCCGACATCTTCTCTCCCTGGTGGGGGGTGACGCTCTTGGCTTCAGCCGGTAGGTCCTCTTTTGTGTCCAGACACGCTCTTGGCCACTGACCCAAAGGGGTGGGAAACAAAAGCCTACGCCGCACCCACGCAGCAGCCGCATCCCCGGTCCCTGGACCCGAGGGCCGACTTCaacatcctcgtcggcggcaacgtctCGCTGCGCATCATGCCCCTCGGCGCCTCCATCACGTACGGCCAGACGTCCACCGACGGCAACGGCTACCGCGAGGCCCTGCGCAACCTGCTGGTCGCCGACGGGAACCCGGTCGACATGGTCGGCTCGCACCCCAACGGCACCATGCAGGACAACGAGAACGAGGGCTGGCCCGGGTTCCGCATCGACCAGGTGCTCGGAAAGGCCGAGGTGTCGGTGCCCGCGACGCTGCCGaacctcgtcctcatcaACGCCGGCACCAACGACTGCGTGCAGACCTTCGACCCGGACCGCGCCGGCGCGCGGATGCTCGAGATGGTCGAGCTCGTCTGGGCCGCGTCCCGGAGGGCGTCGGTCGTGCTGTCGACCCTGCTGCCCAACGGGAACGACACCACCGAGGCCTGCGTGCTCCGCGTCAACGGGCAGTTCAGGGCGCTCGTTGCGGAGCAGCAGGCGCTGTCCAAGAAGATTGTGCTCGCCGACATGCACACGGACAAGGGCCCGATGAGGagcgacctcgtcgacggcatccaCCCCAGCGACGCCGGCTACGTCAAGATGGCGAATATCTGGTTTGACAGCATCAAGGACGCCGCGTCGCGCGGCTGGCTCGAGTCGCCCCAGCCGCTGCCGGGTAACGAGAGGAAGTCGAGTTGACTAGCAGAGAAGGCGGCGCCTCTGGTCTACGTGGTGTTCCGCATCGCTAAATATGCCGACTGATGCATCCGACGCATGGACGGAGTCGCTCCATCGAAGAGAGACGGGGGATGTGAATGCGGATAGACCATCCCGCCACGAAGCATAAGTATATACATATATATCTATATCTATATACAGTAGTCTTATTTGCTGCATCAACTCGGGGGAATGCATGCGATGAGATGCGATGGGGCGGACTGGCCGCAAAAGGACTTCATTGTTTATATTTCCAAAATTTCCCCTACAACTGTAATCCATTCTTCGTCCCAGCTTCACCTAGTGACCCCCTCGGCGAACAGAGTTTGCCCATACTTTACACACTCCGGCTATTTTGTCACCTGCTTCCCGAGGCTATATTACTTCAGGTAGTGTACGTGAGCGGATCTCACATCAGATGAGGCAGGCGGATCAGCCGATTCCCCGACATTCCCGATACGCTTCAAACCCAACCTCCACTTTCTcatctttctctctcacacacataTCTACTCACAATTCACACTCATATTCACATCAAACACTCTCACataaacacacacacacaacacacacaacacacacaacTCACACTGCGCGCTCTCTTATACTCAACCACCATGGCCCGGGCTGTCTTCACCGCAgtcttcctctccatcctctACCTCGCAAAGGTCGCCATCAACgacctcttcgtcgccgatGGCCTCAGCGACGTCATCCAGGCGCAGCTCCGCGCCGAGCCGGTCCCCTTCACCTCGCTGAAGCCCCTGGACGGCCTGTTGACTATGCTCGTTCGCTTCTTCCAGCCCATCCTCGCCGGGAACGACCCGGCCCTGACCCTGTTCTGCATCTTCATGGTCGGCCAGCTGCTGGCCGtgcacgtcgtcgtccaggtcgAGGGCATGAGGGCCGGCAACCGGGGGAAGCTGATCTCCTAGTGGGTGATCCGTTTTGCTGATTTTTCTTGGGCTGAGAAGCCACCCGGGGAAACTTGACTTGACTGACACTTTAGCAGCACGACACTCTGGGGCCTTGGCTGGCAACTCTtcaccgtcggcgccacGCTGCCCGTCTACTTCCTCGTCTATATCTA includes these proteins:
- a CDS encoding GDSL-like Lipase/Acylhydrolase, which gives rise to MRPDIFSPWWGVTLLASAAYAAPTQQPHPRSLDPRADFNILVGGNVSLRIMPLGASITYGQTSTDGNGYREALRNLLVADGNPVDMVGSHPNGTMQDNENEGWPGFRIDQVLGKAEVSVPATLPNLVLINAGTNDCVQTFDPDRAGARMLEMVELVWAASRRASVVLSTLLPNGNDTTEACVLRVNGQFRALVAEQQALSKKIVLADMHTDKGPMRSDLVDGIHPSDAGYVKMANIWFDSIKDAASRGWLESPQPLPGNERKSS